The DNA region AATGCTGTCCTGGCCGGCCGGCGTGTTCCGACGGATGCCGACATGATCGTAGTGAGCGCCGACCACCAGCCACTCCTTTTTTTCGCCCTGCTGTGTGCCAGGCAGTTGGGCTACCACATTACGGGCGTACTGGGTTTCTGTCGAGATCGAGGTGCGCAGCACCGCCTGATGGGCAAGCGGCTGAGAGTACGGCTGTCCGAGACTGTCAATGCGCTGCGCCAGGGCCTTGCAGGCCTCCACGCTGCCGAACAGAGTCTTTACCGCCTCTTCTCCGATCTGAATGCAGGGTATCTTTTTTCCTTCCGCCTTGCCCAGGGCAACGGGCAAGGCATCGGCTGGAAAGCTTTTGCTGAGACTCGGCCAGGGAAATCCGGTCGGTTTGAGCAGACTGGAGCGCAAAGGATTGGTGACCAGCATGAATCCAATCGCGCCATGGTTTATTGCATAGTCTACCTTTTCCTTAAGCGTCACCGCTCGGGCGCGCTTCTGGCTGGAAAAGGGGCTTTCCGGTTTTTGCTCGTTCGGTCCGCCCTTGAGCGCCAATACGATTTTACCGGCTACATCGATGCCGGCGTAATCATCATAGTTGGACTCCGGGGCTGAGATGCCGTAACCGACGAACACAACGTCGCCGCACGCCTCGCCGTCAGCGGTGATCTCAAACGGGACGAAATCCTTCTTGATCGCCAGTCTGGTCTCCACGCCATCCTGACTGCGAAGAGCCACACGATTGCTGTCGCCGAGGTGAATGCGATTGATAGGCACTGATTGAAAATAGCTGCCGTTCACCGGCTGCAGGCCATCAGCGCGGAATCGTTCAGCCAGAAATTCGGCACAGCGATCCAGTTCCGGGCTTGGGGTGTTGCGGCCTTTAAGAGAATCGGCTGCCAGACAGGCCAGGATGGATCGACCGGCCTCCGGCGTGATGGCATTGAGCGCAGATTGCGACGGCCCTGCGGCCCACAGTATAGCGGGTAAGAGACAAATCCATAGAGTCCGCATATCAATTCCGTTTCTCCAGTCGTTTGAGCCGGCGCACGAGAATGACCGCCAGTGCCGACGGCCTCTGGCGCACACCGGAAAAGTTTATTTTACAAGCTTTTTGACAAAAATGCAAGCGTGCTTTTAGCGCAGAAACCGATAGCCCATCCCATGGAGGGTGAGAATATGGTGCGGCTCTTTGGGATTGATTTCAACTTTTTTGCGCAAGCGCACGATGAAATTATCGACGGTGCGGGTATCGGGCGGATGATCGTATCCCCAAACCTTGTCGAGCAGCTCTTCCCGGCTGATGACCCGGCCCTCCTGGTGCAGAAAAAATTTCAGCAGATCCCACTCCTTGGCGCTCAGTTCCACAGCGCCTTTGTCATCGAGCGCCGTGTGCGAGGTGAAATCAACCTGCAGGCGGCCGATGGTTTCGCGCAGGCGCTTGGAACTCGTCGGTTCTGAGCGGCGAAGAGCCGCTTTGACGCGCGCCGACAGCTCAAGCAGGCTGAAGGGTTTGGTCATGTAGTCGTCGGCGCCCTGTTCGAGCCCGAGTATCATGTCCGCCTCTTGCCCCAGTGCGGTGAGCATGATGATCGGTAGGCGCAGGCCGGTGGCGCGCAGCTCGCGGCACACGTCCAGGCCTGATTTTTTCGGCAGCATGATGTCCAAAATTATCAGATCCGGAGGGAAGGATAGAGCTAGTCTGAATCCGGTCTCTCCATCCGAAACCACGGTTGCGGTATGGCCGTCGTAACGGAAATTCTCAGCCAATCCCTCCGCCAACTCCGGCTCATCTTCAATGATCAAAATGTGCGCCATGTTGGATTACCCCTGTTTTTTTACTGGAAATAAAAGTCGCAGCGTAGTGCCCTGGCCCGGTTCGCTGGACACCTGAATACGTCCGTTGTGAATCTCCATGATGTGCTTGACCAGGGGCAAGCCCAAACCGGTTCCGCGAGTGGTTTGCACCAGGCTGTCCTCACAACGATAAAACTTTTCGAAAATCCGGTTTTGCTCCTCCACCGCAATGCCGATCCCCTTGTCCGATACCTCCA from bacterium includes:
- a CDS encoding M20/M25/M40 family metallo-hydrolase, translated to MRTLWICLLPAILWAAGPSQSALNAITPEAGRSILACLAADSLKGRNTPSPELDRCAEFLAERFRADGLQPVNGSYFQSVPINRIHLGDSNRVALRSQDGVETRLAIKKDFVPFEITADGEACGDVVFVGYGISAPESNYDDYAGIDVAGKIVLALKGGPNEQKPESPFSSQKRARAVTLKEKVDYAINHGAIGFMLVTNPLRSSLLKPTGFPWPSLSKSFPADALPVALGKAEGKKIPCIQIGEEAVKTLFGSVEACKALAQRIDSLGQPYSQPLAHQAVLRTSISTETQYARNVVAQLPGTQQGEKKEWLVVGAHYDHVGIRRNTPAGQDSIQNGADDNASGTAAMMLMAAAFSREKKQPKRSVLFVAFAGEERGYFGSKTYVADPLVPLENTVAMINLDMVGRNRVDSLTVFGRHNAPELWAIVEKENRHIGFKLSAGAVKESGGSDHQPFNDQKIPTLFFHTGLHPDYHQVSDQEEKINYGKLTLAAKLAYRTVHRLANSDVRPVLHETHTP
- a CDS encoding response regulator transcription factor; the encoded protein is MAHILIIEDEPELAEGLAENFRYDGHTATVVSDGETGFRLALSFPPDLIILDIMLPKKSGLDVCRELRATGLRLPIIMLTALGQEADMILGLEQGADDYMTKPFSLLELSARVKAALRRSEPTSSKRLRETIGRLQVDFTSHTALDDKGAVELSAKEWDLLKFFLHQEGRVISREELLDKVWGYDHPPDTRTVDNFIVRLRKKVEINPKEPHHILTLHGMGYRFLR
- a CDS encoding ATP-binding protein; translated protein: EVSDKGIGIAVEEQNRIFEKFYRCEDSLVQTTRGTGLGLPLVKHIMEIHNGRIQVSSEPGQGTTLRLLFPVKKQG